In Rhizobium lusitanum, a genomic segment contains:
- a CDS encoding phage tail tube protein: protein MAGQRFYRKKAILFKIETTYGTDPVPAGATDALLMTDVTFTPLAGTDVSRDLLLPWLGNQGIITTGLYATLQGSIEIAGAGTPGDVPGYGSLLRACGLSETIVADTSVTYLPVSSGFESGSLYFVNDGVKHVLLGARGTVTGNVVPKQIGKFQFTMTGLLGTITDAAMPTVDVTKFMTPVAVSKANTTMSLHGWSSVAESLSFDLGNTVTPRFLIGDEVVIISDRSVTGTAVVEARSLATVDWFAKAISRARGPLALQHGVTDGNIVEINQPAVEIGRPTEGQTDGIINYSLSLSSVPVLGNDELEIVVR from the coding sequence ATGGCCGGACAGCGCTTCTATCGAAAGAAGGCGATCCTTTTCAAGATCGAGACCACCTACGGCACGGACCCTGTTCCGGCCGGCGCGACCGACGCGCTGCTGATGACCGACGTCACCTTCACGCCGCTTGCCGGCACGGACGTTTCCCGCGACCTGCTGCTTCCCTGGCTTGGCAATCAGGGCATCATTACCACCGGGCTTTATGCGACGCTGCAGGGATCGATCGAGATCGCTGGCGCCGGAACTCCCGGCGACGTTCCGGGCTACGGCTCGCTGCTTCGTGCCTGCGGCCTGTCCGAGACGATCGTGGCGGATACGTCTGTCACCTACCTGCCGGTTTCGAGTGGCTTCGAAAGCGGCTCTCTGTACTTCGTCAATGACGGCGTGAAGCATGTGCTGCTTGGTGCGCGTGGTACCGTCACCGGCAATGTCGTGCCAAAGCAGATCGGCAAGTTCCAGTTCACCATGACGGGCCTGCTCGGCACGATCACGGACGCGGCAATGCCGACCGTGGATGTCACCAAGTTCATGACGCCGGTGGCTGTCTCGAAAGCCAATACCACCATGTCGCTTCATGGCTGGTCTTCGGTTGCTGAAAGCCTGTCCTTCGATCTCGGCAATACTGTTACGCCGCGCTTCCTGATCGGCGACGAGGTTGTGATCATCAGCGATCGCAGCGTCACGGGCACCGCCGTCGTCGAGGCCCGGTCGCTCGCAACGGTGGATTGGTTCGCCAAGGCCATCAGCCGCGCACGCGGTCCCCTCGCACTTCAGCATGGCGTGACGGACGGCAACATCGTCGAGATCAACCAGCCCGCTGTCGAAATAGGCCGACCGACCGAGGGGCAGACGGACGGCATCATCAACTATTCGCTGTCTCTCAGCTCCGTTCCGGTCCTGGGCAACGATGAACTGGAGATCGTCGTCCGTTAG
- a CDS encoding phage virion morphogenesis protein, with the protein MTDKGIRLEVREDQIIAGLEKLDAANGSLSDANNAIGAYLVTSTQRRFERETGPDGKPWQRLKPRTAARRIKGRPRGYANILRVSRRLEQSIVYEADDEGIAVGTNVIYAAIQHLGGTIAMPERQQTIYQNYDAKTDTLDQTFRTRGRSNFARDVTVGAHEIKIPGRPYLGIDDADRTEIAAIIEDHYLGEDAR; encoded by the coding sequence ATGACTGACAAGGGAATTCGACTCGAGGTCCGTGAAGACCAGATCATTGCCGGCCTGGAAAAGCTCGACGCGGCCAACGGCTCCCTGTCGGACGCGAACAATGCGATCGGCGCGTACCTCGTCACTTCGACCCAGCGCCGCTTCGAGCGGGAGACCGGTCCGGATGGCAAGCCTTGGCAGCGCCTGAAGCCGCGCACGGCCGCACGTCGCATAAAGGGTCGCCCACGCGGCTACGCCAATATCCTGCGCGTCAGCCGCCGCCTGGAGCAGAGCATCGTCTATGAGGCCGACGACGAAGGTATCGCCGTCGGCACCAACGTCATCTATGCGGCCATTCAGCATCTCGGCGGCACGATCGCGATGCCCGAACGCCAGCAGACGATCTACCAGAACTATGACGCCAAGACCGACACTCTGGATCAGACATTCCGGACCAGGGGACGATCCAATTTCGCGCGTGACGTCACCGTCGGCGCGCATGAGATCAAGATACCGGGCCGTCCCTATCTCGGCATCGATGACGCCGATCGTACTGAGATCGCGGCGATCATCGAAGATCATTATCTCGGGGAGGACGCGCGATGA
- a CDS encoding C40 family peptidase, producing MNAGWSNEFVGIPYVAFGRDRAGVDCWGLAKLVFAEILGIELPSYIEQYTSQEERSELDALIGSAAGSEIWVGTVQAATFDIVVFRRGHMEAHVGIVVSPGLMLHTSADDHSRLEHYSSGRWAHRLTGIYRHFEMHLRAAQ from the coding sequence ATGAACGCGGGCTGGAGCAATGAGTTCGTTGGCATCCCCTATGTCGCGTTCGGCCGCGATCGAGCCGGCGTCGACTGCTGGGGCTTGGCAAAGCTCGTTTTCGCCGAAATCCTTGGTATCGAGCTGCCAAGCTATATCGAGCAGTACACTTCGCAGGAAGAGCGGAGCGAGTTGGATGCATTGATCGGCTCGGCTGCTGGTAGCGAAATCTGGGTGGGAACAGTCCAGGCGGCAACCTTTGACATTGTTGTTTTCAGGCGTGGCCATATGGAGGCGCATGTTGGAATCGTCGTTTCGCCCGGCCTGATGCTGCACACCTCGGCCGACGATCATTCTCGCCTGGAGCATTACAGTTCCGGCCGTTGGGCGCATCGCCTGACGGGTATTTATCGGCATTTCGAGATGCATTTGAGGGCGGCTCAATGA
- a CDS encoding gp436 family protein: MTYCTKQDLIDRFTELELIQLTDKANMPPSLIDDVPVDRALSDAAALIDGYLGKLYRLPLSVVPPILTKMSADISRYFLYGKSAEKDDAVQRAYADAITWLTNVSKGLITIDAEGVAPAQAGGGQVQMKAPSRVFSRDSLRNA, from the coding sequence GTGACCTACTGCACCAAACAGGACCTGATCGACCGTTTTACGGAGCTGGAGCTGATCCAGTTGACCGATAAGGCGAACATGCCGCCGTCGTTGATCGACGACGTGCCGGTCGATCGCGCCCTGTCGGATGCCGCAGCGCTCATCGATGGCTACCTCGGCAAGCTCTACCGACTGCCGCTTTCGGTCGTGCCGCCGATCCTGACGAAGATGTCGGCCGATATCTCCCGATACTTCCTCTACGGCAAATCCGCCGAGAAGGACGATGCGGTCCAACGAGCCTATGCGGACGCCATCACCTGGCTGACGAACGTCTCGAAGGGATTGATCACGATCGACGCGGAAGGTGTTGCGCCGGCACAGGCCGGTGGAGGCCAGGTGCAGATGAAAGCACCGTCGCGTGTCTTCAGCCGCGACAGCCTGAGGAACGCGTGA
- the gpJ gene encoding TipJ family phage tail tip protein, which translates to MTVQMGIIPVLAAPLLDPGSARVNIELPAGLTVAEIVSVALPRATGQDLAHARVALVSDRGSVIISREDWARVRPHPGVHVVIRIIPGNGALRSILSVVVSIAAIALGQVWAPALASTLGISQGLASGLVGLGVTVLGNLLINALIPPTSTSNDKNTSYQITGWQNKMDPDGVVPDLMGKVRYAPPFAAGSYTEIVGDLQYIRAIFNFGYGPVTFSEYRIGETSTGDYDEIEMEVREGLPTDEPVTLYPTQIFEESVGAELARPEHRDDQGDEIDGPGIDSPIIRTTGEDASGASIIIGLPAGLGKVDDKGKQKSVTVQIRIRQRPTGTEDWTEVVTLDISAKKFEGFYRQYTWNFATRARYDIEVNRLTDEFTSQQTQGRTTWVALQTLRPEYPLNFPAPLALVAVRVKATYQLNGALDNFNALCSRRCLDWDSASQSWIVRETRNPASLYRRALQSAANPKPAADSEIDLAVLQDWHVFCTSKGLEYNKVLEDESKLRDILPEIAAAGRATPRHDGLRWGVVIDRPQELVIDHINPRNSWGFQSVRTYTEAPHGFRVQFYDETNDYKQAERLVPWPGYSGEILLTEQLELPGKTNPDEIWREARRRMYEAQYRPDVHTATLDGPARVATRGDLVMASFDVLERTQVASRVKSITGRLIELEDEIIMISGHDYAIRFRTFADDEDTIGNSVLRQLRTAAGSSTVVQLSGDGAIPQVGDLIHFGEALTESFPVFVTRVEAGQDMASIYTMVDASPIIDELTDAEVPPPWSGRVGDEIGNDTGLPPAPVIVSIRTGISGTDVVGGLEVNLTPGSGAVTSVTFRVQHRLNGATTWNSVDFPAANGGCSIAGYSSGQVVQIRAAALNAAGAVGDFSLVVNVTIGGQDAALPLALDSSMISVGALLGGGSVMFSTTADAATVQVQIYRSMSSTINRATDAAGDPVAVQPSRGYSTPIGDTTRSNLATNGGFDTDSGWTKGTGWTIASGLATHASGTASVLSQARATTVGIYYRIAFTLSGVTAGTLTPQLTGGTTQGGTARSANGNFSDRIQAVAGNNTLALAAASAFVGSVDNAMIFEETATCLAAGIHYIWLEPQNSDGVAGPLAGPFTVTIR; encoded by the coding sequence ATGACCGTTCAAATGGGCATCATACCCGTTCTCGCAGCGCCGCTCCTCGATCCCGGCTCGGCCCGTGTCAATATCGAGCTGCCTGCCGGCTTGACGGTAGCGGAGATCGTCAGCGTCGCGTTGCCACGAGCAACGGGTCAGGACCTCGCGCATGCCCGTGTTGCGCTCGTATCCGATCGTGGCAGCGTGATCATTTCGCGCGAGGATTGGGCTCGTGTCCGGCCACATCCTGGCGTCCATGTTGTCATTCGGATCATACCCGGCAACGGCGCTCTACGGTCGATCCTCTCTGTCGTTGTGTCGATCGCGGCCATTGCCCTCGGGCAGGTATGGGCGCCGGCTCTCGCCAGCACGCTCGGCATTTCCCAAGGCCTTGCCTCGGGCTTGGTCGGGCTCGGCGTCACTGTGCTCGGCAACCTGCTCATCAATGCGCTGATCCCGCCGACATCGACCAGCAACGACAAGAATACGAGCTACCAGATCACTGGATGGCAGAACAAAATGGACCCTGACGGGGTCGTGCCTGATCTGATGGGCAAGGTCCGCTACGCGCCGCCTTTCGCTGCTGGCTCCTACACCGAGATCGTTGGCGACCTGCAATACATCCGCGCGATCTTCAACTTCGGCTACGGTCCCGTGACCTTTTCCGAATACCGGATCGGCGAGACCTCGACTGGCGACTACGACGAAATCGAGATGGAAGTTCGCGAGGGATTGCCGACCGACGAACCGGTGACGCTCTATCCGACACAGATCTTCGAGGAGAGCGTCGGCGCGGAATTGGCACGTCCGGAGCATCGCGACGACCAGGGCGACGAGATCGACGGTCCTGGGATCGACAGCCCTATCATTCGCACGACCGGCGAGGATGCATCCGGAGCCTCCATAATCATCGGCCTTCCGGCCGGTCTCGGCAAGGTCGATGACAAGGGTAAGCAGAAGTCGGTCACCGTGCAGATCCGCATCCGCCAGCGGCCAACCGGCACAGAGGACTGGACCGAAGTCGTCACACTCGACATTTCCGCCAAGAAGTTCGAGGGCTTCTATCGGCAATATACCTGGAACTTTGCGACGCGTGCCCGGTATGACATCGAGGTCAATCGCCTGACCGACGAATTCACCAGCCAGCAGACGCAAGGCCGCACGACATGGGTGGCGCTGCAGACTCTGCGGCCGGAATATCCCCTGAACTTCCCGGCTCCCCTGGCATTGGTGGCCGTGCGCGTAAAGGCGACCTATCAGCTCAATGGTGCGCTCGATAATTTCAATGCGCTCTGCAGCCGGCGCTGCCTGGATTGGGATAGTGCCTCGCAGTCCTGGATCGTCCGAGAAACCAGAAATCCCGCTTCGCTCTACCGTCGCGCTCTCCAGTCGGCCGCCAATCCGAAACCGGCCGCCGATTCGGAAATCGATCTGGCGGTTCTCCAAGACTGGCATGTGTTCTGCACGTCGAAGGGGCTTGAGTACAACAAAGTCCTGGAAGACGAGAGCAAGCTGCGCGATATCCTCCCCGAGATCGCAGCCGCAGGCCGCGCGACGCCACGTCACGACGGCCTTCGCTGGGGCGTCGTCATCGACCGGCCGCAAGAGCTGGTGATCGACCACATCAACCCGCGCAATAGCTGGGGCTTTCAGTCGGTCCGGACCTATACCGAAGCGCCGCACGGTTTCCGCGTCCAGTTCTACGACGAGACCAACGACTACAAGCAAGCTGAGCGGCTTGTTCCATGGCCGGGTTACTCGGGCGAGATCTTGCTGACCGAGCAGCTCGAACTACCGGGAAAGACCAATCCCGACGAGATCTGGCGCGAAGCGCGGCGGCGGATGTACGAGGCGCAATATCGGCCGGACGTTCACACCGCCACTCTGGATGGCCCAGCTCGGGTCGCCACGCGCGGCGATCTCGTCATGGCCAGCTTTGACGTGCTGGAGCGCACACAGGTCGCCAGCCGTGTGAAATCGATCACCGGCCGGCTCATCGAACTGGAGGACGAGATCATAATGATCTCGGGCCACGACTACGCTATCCGCTTTCGCACCTTTGCCGACGATGAAGACACGATCGGCAACAGCGTCCTTCGCCAGCTCCGGACGGCTGCGGGCTCGTCCACGGTGGTGCAGCTCTCCGGCGACGGTGCCATTCCTCAGGTTGGTGACCTTATTCATTTCGGGGAAGCTCTGACGGAGAGCTTCCCGGTGTTCGTCACCCGTGTCGAAGCCGGCCAAGACATGGCGAGCATTTACACGATGGTCGATGCATCTCCGATCATCGACGAGCTGACCGACGCCGAAGTGCCGCCGCCCTGGTCCGGCCGCGTTGGCGACGAAATCGGCAATGATACCGGCCTGCCGCCAGCGCCGGTGATCGTCTCGATCAGAACCGGCATATCCGGCACCGACGTCGTCGGCGGCCTGGAGGTCAATCTCACGCCCGGTAGCGGGGCCGTCACTAGCGTGACGTTCCGTGTCCAGCACCGCCTCAACGGCGCCACGACCTGGAACAGCGTCGATTTCCCGGCTGCCAATGGCGGTTGCTCGATCGCAGGCTACTCGTCTGGGCAAGTGGTGCAGATCCGCGCAGCCGCGCTCAACGCTGCCGGCGCCGTCGGGGATTTCTCGCTCGTCGTCAACGTCACGATTGGCGGCCAGGACGCCGCTCTACCACTCGCTCTCGACAGCAGCATGATCTCGGTCGGCGCACTGCTGGGCGGTGGCTCTGTCATGTTCTCGACCACGGCCGACGCTGCCACCGTCCAGGTGCAGATCTACCGGTCGATGTCATCGACCATCAACCGCGCCACAGACGCGGCCGGCGATCCTGTCGCCGTCCAGCCGTCGCGGGGCTACAGCACGCCGATCGGCGACACGACGCGTTCGAACCTTGCCACGAATGGCGGCTTCGACACCGATAGCGGCTGGACGAAGGGAACCGGCTGGACGATTGCTTCCGGTCTCGCCACCCACGCGTCGGGCACAGCCAGCGTCCTATCGCAGGCCCGCGCCACGACGGTCGGCATCTACTACCGCATTGCCTTCACGCTCTCCGGTGTCACGGCGGGCACACTGACGCCGCAGCTGACTGGGGGCACGACGCAAGGCGGCACAGCGCGGTCGGCGAACGGCAACTTTTCCGATCGCATCCAGGCCGTTGCCGGCAACAACACGCTCGCTCTGGCCGCCGCTTCGGCGTTCGTCGGCTCGGTCGACAATGCCATGATCTTCGAGGAGACGGCGACCTGCCTGGCTGCCGGCATTCATTACATCTGGCTTGAACCTCAAAACTCAGACGGCGTCGCCGGCCCATTGGCTGGCCCGTTCACCGTCACTATTCGATAG
- a CDS encoding phage tail length tape measure family protein, which yields MTTPNQLRFSLLITGDNKSAKEATRETKEGLEQAATAADQASQALDKHSAALDREAAAAKKTADALRDQAQAEKEVRDQASKPTPSAPSTTRPNPAAPSSPSGGSTPPRQPGGQPRSPQSGPGEQTPADLERLKVAYLPLYAAQRDYEKALADIQELQKANVISADDSTVALAKAKKSYDQQAESATRAASAVLGHNNAIKLSSNELKQLAFQTNDTVQSLALGMPPLQVFLQQGPQAVQAVGGVSNAVKLLGSVFTVTNVAIGGTIGAVAVAGAAWNSYLNSIKPVETAAAGLGRAVAGSAGSMEAAAQAGAATANITVKSARSMEAQFLSTGKIGSENFERLIANSSDFAATIGITADQAGPALAEMFSDPAKAAQVLYRQYGLIDGATADYATRLANQNKLSEAQSVLLDALPGRLAHATEATTALGRAWNTVASGASNAYDWLGRVTDRQFSGPSLDEQVEESRKRLEEEKRTRDRTANSLATRIGRAFTGRPDYNPAQADVDAAQKDFDRRSAELQERNRKAEQDRLDAEKRAAGATATGIAAQSPANSNRLQTQQLQDQIAALEKGASAPGLSLDQQRQINDALVAKRAALDGLINKQATLTQIDRLDIQIQNERNPVTRADLTQRRERLQLTLQEVNAGEAAAQAERARNQVIEETIGSNAAQASDMRAEIDIRNRLNAQVAAGTITTDDAQRALQEELQLRPLIIAAATAEGDAKVRLNKVLADLRSGYAGLAAAEKEASANDYLRSQDEQLEKLRLQQRLIGENSTVQAKANALLDAEQKIRTLGINSDSDQAQKIRAKASAVADLNTQIKKQSDAWGEVQKTSEGAIDSAVEGLANGKFGDALDSISKDIQKTALTLAVSNPLKNSLLGTDYGTISDVGGIGGIASRLFGGKKDDPASMVASAMGGKSVAAMTVTAGTVMVNGGVSGGVSSLLGGGAAAANSNMAVGDIGKYAAAIRSVESAGSGGYNALGPLTKSGDRAYGAYQVMGANIPSWTKETLGQSLSPSQFLADPKAQDSVFNRFFGKSLAKYGNANDAASVWFTGRPQSQGAGAADILGTTGSGYVAKFNTALGKLGDTTAATTQNLVGFGTGLGQIGQSLTGLFPAAPSASGSSSGGLFGWISNLFTPSSSSILAGSAQARAAVASGNGGLFAAGGVANQPSIFAEAGPEAAIPLPDGRSVPVTLSVNQAVPRNYGGNASAGGGDVKIETHNYSSASVRTEQSTDQRGGRQIRFIIADQAGDAMTTKGGGAQRALAQQYGVKTVGVRR from the coding sequence ATGACGACACCCAACCAGCTCAGATTTTCGCTCCTCATTACCGGCGACAACAAGTCCGCCAAGGAAGCGACGCGCGAGACGAAAGAGGGCCTGGAGCAGGCCGCGACCGCAGCCGATCAGGCCTCCCAGGCGCTCGACAAGCACTCGGCCGCGCTGGATCGGGAAGCTGCAGCCGCCAAGAAGACGGCCGATGCGCTGCGCGACCAGGCACAAGCCGAAAAGGAAGTCCGCGATCAGGCCAGCAAGCCGACGCCATCGGCGCCGTCGACCACCAGGCCGAACCCGGCAGCCCCATCCAGCCCGTCCGGTGGCAGCACGCCGCCACGGCAGCCAGGTGGTCAGCCAAGGTCACCGCAGTCGGGACCTGGAGAGCAGACGCCCGCCGATCTCGAAAGGCTGAAGGTCGCCTATCTGCCGCTCTATGCCGCACAGCGCGATTATGAAAAGGCGCTTGCCGATATTCAGGAGCTGCAGAAGGCGAACGTCATCAGCGCCGATGACAGCACCGTCGCGCTGGCGAAGGCGAAGAAGAGCTATGATCAGCAGGCGGAATCGGCCACGCGCGCCGCCTCGGCCGTTCTAGGCCATAACAATGCGATCAAGCTATCGTCGAATGAGCTGAAGCAGCTCGCCTTCCAGACGAATGATACCGTTCAGTCGCTGGCGCTGGGCATGCCGCCGCTCCAGGTGTTTCTGCAGCAAGGTCCGCAGGCCGTGCAGGCGGTCGGTGGCGTCAGCAATGCCGTCAAGCTGCTCGGCAGTGTGTTCACGGTCACCAACGTGGCGATCGGCGGGACGATCGGCGCCGTGGCGGTAGCGGGTGCTGCCTGGAACAGCTACCTCAACTCGATCAAGCCCGTTGAGACCGCTGCGGCTGGCCTCGGCCGCGCCGTCGCCGGCAGCGCCGGTTCCATGGAAGCCGCTGCCCAGGCTGGTGCTGCTACGGCGAATATCACCGTCAAGTCCGCCCGCTCCATGGAGGCGCAGTTCCTTTCGACCGGCAAGATCGGTTCGGAGAATTTTGAGCGGCTGATCGCCAATTCATCGGATTTCGCGGCGACGATCGGAATCACGGCCGATCAGGCCGGCCCTGCGCTTGCCGAGATGTTCTCCGATCCGGCCAAAGCCGCGCAGGTGCTTTATCGTCAATACGGGCTGATCGATGGTGCGACGGCCGACTATGCGACGCGGCTCGCCAACCAGAACAAGCTTTCCGAAGCACAATCGGTCCTGCTCGATGCCCTCCCTGGTCGTCTTGCCCATGCCACCGAGGCAACGACAGCGCTCGGCAGAGCATGGAATACCGTGGCTTCCGGTGCCAGCAATGCCTACGACTGGCTCGGCCGGGTAACCGACCGGCAATTCTCTGGGCCGTCACTGGATGAACAAGTTGAGGAGTCTCGCAAGAGGCTAGAAGAAGAAAAGCGGACGCGCGATCGGACAGCGAATAGCCTGGCCACACGGATTGGTCGGGCTTTTACCGGTCGGCCGGACTACAACCCAGCGCAAGCGGACGTCGATGCGGCGCAAAAGGATTTTGACAGGCGTTCAGCCGAACTCCAGGAGCGTAATAGGAAAGCGGAACAGGATCGGCTCGATGCCGAGAAGCGAGCAGCCGGCGCGACTGCCACCGGCATCGCCGCACAGTCGCCTGCCAATTCTAACCGGCTTCAGACACAGCAGTTGCAGGATCAGATTGCCGCGCTGGAAAAGGGTGCGAGCGCACCGGGTCTGAGCCTCGATCAGCAACGGCAGATCAACGACGCATTGGTGGCAAAGCGCGCGGCTCTCGATGGGCTGATCAACAAGCAGGCGACGCTTACCCAGATCGATCGGCTGGACATCCAGATCCAGAATGAGCGTAATCCGGTCACCCGTGCCGATCTCACCCAGCGCCGCGAGCGGCTGCAGCTCACCCTCCAGGAGGTGAATGCCGGCGAGGCCGCCGCGCAAGCAGAGCGCGCCCGCAACCAGGTGATCGAGGAGACGATTGGCAGCAACGCCGCCCAGGCGTCCGATATGCGGGCTGAGATCGATATCCGCAATCGGTTGAATGCACAGGTTGCCGCTGGCACGATCACGACGGATGATGCGCAGCGCGCCCTCCAGGAGGAACTGCAGCTCCGGCCGCTGATCATCGCCGCCGCCACGGCCGAGGGCGATGCTAAGGTTCGTCTGAACAAGGTATTGGCGGATCTCCGGTCGGGCTATGCCGGCCTTGCCGCCGCCGAGAAAGAAGCGTCCGCCAACGACTATCTCCGATCGCAGGATGAGCAGCTCGAAAAGCTCCGGCTGCAGCAGCGGTTGATCGGGGAAAACTCGACCGTCCAGGCAAAGGCGAACGCACTCCTGGACGCCGAGCAGAAAATCCGGACGCTCGGCATCAACAGCGATAGCGACCAGGCGCAGAAGATCCGCGCCAAGGCTTCCGCCGTCGCCGACCTCAATACCCAGATCAAGAAGCAATCCGATGCCTGGGGCGAGGTGCAGAAGACGTCGGAAGGTGCAATCGACAGCGCAGTCGAAGGTCTGGCCAATGGCAAGTTCGGCGATGCGCTCGACAGCATCTCGAAGGATATCCAGAAAACCGCGCTCACCCTTGCCGTCTCCAATCCGCTGAAGAACTCTCTACTCGGGACTGACTACGGCACGATTTCCGACGTCGGTGGGATCGGTGGGATAGCCAGCCGTCTATTCGGCGGTAAGAAGGATGATCCAGCCTCGATGGTCGCTTCCGCAATGGGCGGTAAGTCCGTCGCGGCGATGACGGTCACAGCCGGCACGGTCATGGTCAACGGCGGCGTCAGCGGTGGCGTCAGCAGCCTGCTTGGCGGTGGTGCTGCCGCTGCCAACAGCAATATGGCTGTCGGCGATATCGGCAAATATGCTGCTGCGATCCGTTCGGTCGAGAGCGCCGGCAGCGGCGGCTACAATGCCCTTGGTCCCCTGACGAAGAGCGGGGACAGGGCTTACGGCGCCTATCAGGTCATGGGCGCTAATATCCCGAGCTGGACCAAGGAGACCCTGGGCCAGTCGCTCTCTCCGTCGCAATTCCTGGCGGATCCGAAGGCGCAGGACAGCGTCTTCAATCGCTTCTTTGGCAAGTCGCTCGCGAAGTACGGTAACGCGAACGACGCGGCCAGCGTCTGGTTTACCGGCCGGCCGCAGTCGCAGGGCGCAGGCGCCGCGGATATTCTTGGCACGACCGGTAGCGGCTATGTTGCCAAGTTCAATACCGCACTTGGAAAGCTCGGTGACACGACCGCCGCCACAACGCAGAACCTCGTGGGATTCGGAACCGGCCTTGGTCAGATCGGCCAATCGCTGACCGGTCTATTTCCAGCAGCACCTTCCGCGTCCGGAAGCAGCAGCGGCGGACTGTTCGGGTGGATATCAAACCTCTTCACACCAAGCTCGAGTTCGATCCTTGCGGGCTCAGCCCAGGCACGCGCCGCTGTCGCCAGCGGCAACGGCGGTCTGTTCGCAGCCGGCGGCGTTGCCAATCAGCCCTCGATCTTCGCCGAGGCTGGTCCGGAGGCTGCGATCCCGCTTCCGGACGGCCGCTCGGTTCCGGTGACCCTCAGTGTCAACCAGGCCGTGCCGCGCAACTACGGCGGCAACGCGTCGGCTGGCGGCGGCGACGTCAAGATCGAGACACATAACTACTCGTCAGCTTCGGTCAGGACTGAACAGTCAACCGATCAGCGCGGTGGTCGCCAGATCCGCTTCATCATCGCCGATCAGGCCGGAGACGCCATGACGACCAAGGGTGGCGGAGCACAGCGCGCCCTGGCGCAGCAATATGGCGTAAAAACCGTGGGGGTTCGCCGATGA
- a CDS encoding phage tail terminator protein — protein sequence MIPEMQARLRTAPDTPFRLVAGATALAQVKDRPVTMPAAFVIPLEDASEPNSRMAGPVLQRTQADVGVIIICENMSDPLGQAVTDDLTELKKFVRRNFIGFVPNERCDPVEHVSGSILRARSGTVWFQDIFATAYYQEEDSTP from the coding sequence ATGATCCCCGAGATGCAGGCTCGCTTGCGCACCGCGCCCGATACTCCGTTTCGTCTGGTCGCCGGCGCCACCGCGCTCGCCCAGGTGAAAGACCGGCCCGTCACCATGCCGGCCGCCTTCGTCATTCCGTTGGAAGATGCTTCCGAACCGAACAGCCGAATGGCGGGTCCGGTGCTCCAGCGCACACAGGCCGACGTCGGCGTGATCATCATTTGCGAAAACATGTCCGATCCGCTCGGCCAAGCCGTCACCGACGATCTGACCGAGCTGAAGAAGTTCGTTCGACGCAATTTCATCGGCTTTGTTCCGAACGAGCGCTGCGATCCTGTCGAGCACGTCAGCGGCTCGATCCTGCGCGCCCGCAGCGGCACGGTCTGGTTCCAGGACATCTTCGCCACCGCTTACTACCAGGAAGAGGACAGCACCCCATGA
- a CDS encoding DUF1799 domain-containing protein, whose product MFQSNWQSLAAFMACGTQWNVVGTFASLVWIGLNYVAVDIVLRRHGYPDSVFADLQVMEKEAIATFVEVGE is encoded by the coding sequence GTGTTCCAGAGCAACTGGCAAAGCTTGGCGGCGTTCATGGCGTGCGGAACGCAATGGAATGTCGTGGGCACCTTTGCCAGCCTCGTGTGGATCGGCCTCAACTATGTCGCTGTCGATATCGTCCTGCGCCGCCATGGCTACCCTGACAGCGTCTTTGCCGATCTGCAGGTGATGGAGAAGGAAGCAATCGCCACCTTTGTCGAGGTGGGCGAATGA